ACCACTGACTTGCCGGCGAATGCCAAGCGCAAGAAGCTGCGGGATATTCCGTGCAAGGTCTTGCGTGGGGATGGGGGGACTGAGCCGCTGACCCTGGATGACTACTGTGAACGCCCTCATGCGATGGTGTCGTTTTCGGGGGATTTGAGCGGCAATATCGATCTGGATTTGGCGAGGATCGGCCGGGCGCGGCGGGTGGTGTTGGCGGTGCCGCAGTTCAGTGGGTTACGGGCGTTGTTGGCGGGCACGCAAATTATTGCGACGGTACCGGATTATGCGGCGTGTGCGTTGACCGAGGGGACGTCGTTACGGGCGGAGGATCCGCCGTTTGCGATTGATGCCGCGGAGTTGTCGATGGTGTGGAGCGGGGTGCATGACAATGATCCGGCGGAGCGGTGGTTGAGGGGGAGGATTGGGGAGCATATGGCTCGGGGTTTTGACTGAGTACATATCCGTTATTAGGTTGATGGCTGAAATAGGTTCCGCCCTTACGGCGGCTCACTTTGGAAAAGCCCCAAAGTAAGCATGGACTTGTTCCCTCAAAACGTACGCCATGAAGCGAGTGTTAAGCAGTTTGCTTCAGTTGCTTTGCGTAGTCATTAGGTGAGCTGTATCCCAGCGCCGAGTGCAGCCGTGCCGCGTTGTAAAACCCATGGATGTAGCTTGCGATTGATGCATGGGCCTGTGCTTTGCTGGGATACACACCGATGGCTTCTTCCTTCTTGAGTGTGGCAAAAAAGCTCTCTGCCACGGCGTTATCCCAGCAATTCCCCTTACGGCTCATGCTTTGCACGAAGCCTCTTTCCGCGATCATGCTACGAAAACCGCTACCGGTGTATTGTCGGCCTCGATCAGAGTGAAAAATCACACCGTGATCCACGGGCGCTCTGGTCCAGGCGTTCATGAACGCCTGTTGTACCAAGCCCTCGGGCATACGATCCGACAGGCTGTAACCCAGCACCTGCCGGGTCTGGATACTCAACACCACAGCCAAGTACAACCAACCCTGGCGGGTCGAAATATACGTGATATCCCCCACCCAGGCGGGTGCTGGGCTTGTCACGGAAAAGCGTCGTTTTAACACGTTGTCAGAAATAGGTTGGATATACCGGTTATCCGTCGAGTGTTTGAAGCGGGCTTTGATTTTTCCTCGCAGCATTTCCTCTCTCATCAGACGAGCTACTCGCTTGTGCCCTATCGCGTACGAGCGGTTATGAAGCGCCTTAACCATGCGTGGACGCCCATAAGTGCCTCGGCTTGCCCGATGAATCGCGCGAATTTCCAAGCGAATCGCCACATCTGGATCAGGACGTTTCTGACGCTTCAAATAGCCGTGAAAGCCCGACACCGAGACCTCCATCACTCGACATAACAGCCTGACTGGAAAGTGAGTCCGTTCACGGGCGACAAAGGCGTATCTCAGTTGGACTCTTTGGCAAAGAACGCCGTCGCTTTTTTTAGGATTTCTCGCTCCATTTTGAGCGTGGCATTTTCAGCTCGAAGCCGAGCCAGCTCGCTTTCCAGGTCAGAGACCGGATGCCGGGCAGGAGAACTGAGAGGACGCCCGTTGCGTGCGGCGTCCAGCCAATTACCTAAGGTTTTGACCGAGATATCCAACTGTCGGGCAGCTTCTCCTCGACCAATGCTTTCAGCGAGTGTCACTGCCTGAGCTTTGAAGTCGTCGGTGTAACTGCGGCGAGTTTGCTGTGCCATAAGTGCCTCCAAGATTGCGATTAAAATATCGCTTCTTGGCGTCCGCTGCGAGGGAACAAGTCCACCAAAGGGCTCTTGCCCCAACACTCGGCACCTCGCCTAGGCTCGGTGTGCCCGAACGCAGGCTTGAATCCGTGGGCCGCCGCGATGGGCCATCCTTGGCCCAGCGCGGCTAACCCGGCGTCCTGCCGGGTTACCCACGGATTCAAGCCTGCGTTCGGCCAGCGTGTTTAACGGGGCGCCTTAGATCAAGATCAAGATCAAGATCAAGATCAAGATCGAAAGCAAGAGCACGGCGGCCTAGTAGCCGACCTGAGTGGTTAGATCAAGAGCAGATACGTGTAGGAGCCGGTGTGCCTGCGAAAAATGTGAGAGCGTGGCGTACATCCTGGTTTATCGCGTCATCGTCGAAGACCATCGTGGACTGCGTTTGCCGTTGCCTTTGCTCCACACCACTCAAGCCGGCTGTCAGGCCGCTGTGCTTTTGTTTTTGATCTTGATTTTGATCTTAGGCGCCCCGTCAAACACGCTGGCCGGAATCTGACAGGGATTTGGGGGGTAAACCGGCAGGGATGCCGGTTTAGCCGCCCCGCGCCATGGATGGCGCGGGGCGGCGGCCCCCCAAATCCCTGTCGGATTACGGGCACACCGAGCCTAGGCGAGGTGCCGAGTGTTGGGGCAAGAGCGTTTTGCTTACTTTTGCGCTCTATCAAAAGTGAGCCGCTGTAAGAGCGGAACCATAGGTAGCCGCTACCCTAATAACGGATATGCCCCCATACCCCCCGCCCAAACAATTGGTCACCCATTCTTCCCCAAAATTGGATATTCCTCCCCCAAGGCCCGATGACTAACCTAGCCACCAATCCCCACAGCCTTGGAGCACCCTCATGCAAACCCGTACCGATTTCTACACCGCCTCCCCAGACGCCATGAAAGCCATGCTCGCCTTGGAAGCCGCCGTCGGCAAACTGTCCATCGAGCTGCCCCTGCTGGAACTGGTCCGCCTGCGCGTCTCGCAGATCAACGGCTGCGCCTTCTGCCTCGACATGCACACCGCCGACGCCCGTAAAGGCGGCGAAACCGAACGCCGCCTATACACCGTCTCCGCCTGGCGCGAAACGCCGTTCTTTACCCCGCGTGAACGCGCCGCACTGGCCTGGGCCGAAAGCCTGACCCTGATCAGTCACACCCACGCCCCGGACGAAGACTTCAACGCCCTGGCCGCCGAGTTCAGCCCTCAGGAGCAGATCGACCTGAGCGTGGCTATCGCCACCATCAACAGCTGGAATCGCCTGGCCGTGGGTTTCCGCAAGATGCCGAAGTAAGCGTCAGAAGTTGACCGAAGCACTCAGGCGCGCCGTCAACGGCGCGCCCTGGAACAGATAGTCATCGCCCATGTACTCGCCCGCGTCGCGCCAGTAGCGCTTGTCGAACAGGTTGTCGACGCTCAGGCGGAACACCGTTTCATAGCCGCTCACCTTGGTGGTGTAGCGGCTGCCTACGTTCACCACTGCGTAATCCCCCACCTCCACATTGCCGCTACGGTTGGCGTACTTCTTGGCGCTGTATTGCACGCCGCCCAGCACCGCCAGGCCGTTCACCCAAGGCAACGCGTAATCGGCATACACACTGGCGCGCAGCTTGGGCACGTTGATCGCTTGGTGGCCCTCATAGTCCGCAGTGCCGCTGCCGCTCACCCGCGCGCGAATCGCCGCCACGCTGGTTGCAATCTGCAGGCGCTCGGTGGCCCAGCCGTTGGCCGACAGTTCCAGTCCGGTGTTTTTTTGCTCGCCCTGTTGCACATAGTCGAATTGGCCAGTGCCGTCCGGCTTGGCGTACTGGTAGGCCTGGCGGGTCTGGAATACAGCGGCGGTAAAGCTCATGCGGCGCCAGTCGTATTTAACGCCGGCTTCGATTTGACGTGAGGTGGTGGGGGCCAGGGTTTCGCCGTCGTTGCGGGTCGTCCAAGGTGCCTCACCGCCCAGGGACAGGCCTTTGCTGTAGCTGGTGTACAACGACACGTTTTCCACCGGTTTGTAGATCAACGATGCCTGGGGCAGAAACTCGTATCGCTGGGTGTGGCGTTGTTGATTGCCGTTTTCGTCGAAGGCTTTTTCATCCAGACGCACTTCACGGCCCCCAAGGATGGTTTGCCATTGCTCGTTGAAGCGGATGCGGTCGGTGACGAACAGGCCGTACTGGCGGCTGTCGAGGCGCTTGTGCTTGTCGTTGAGCGGCACGTCGGTGGGGGTGAAGGTCGGGGCGTCAACATTGATGTTGCTGCTGCCGATGTATTCGTTGACCGATTTGCGCTTGTCGACCACCCGGCGGAACGCGCTGGTGCCAAAGGTCAGTTCATGGCCGAGGCTACCGGTGTCGAACAGCCCGGTCATGGCTGCCTGCACTTCGTCGTCACGGCGGGTGTCGTCGGGGCTGCGGTAGTCGTAGATGTCGTAGTCGCCGGTAGGGCTGAAAAAGGCGGTGCCGCAATCGGTGACGTAGAAGCAACCATAGGCAAACGAACTGTAGTCATCGATCACCACCTTGCTGCGGGCGGCGCTGACACTGCCTTTCCACTGATCGCTGAAGCGGTACTCGAACTTGCCGTTAAGGTTCAGTGAATCAATGCCCACTTGCTTCGAACCGCTCTGGTGCCCCAGCAGTTTTTTTGGCGAGGCGTCGTGGGGCACTTCGGTGCCGCCCAACAACTGGTAGCCCGGCACCGAGCGCTGTTGTTTGTTCTGGTACTCGGCATCTAGTTGCAACACCGCGTCAGGGCTGATGTTCCAGTCGAACGCCAGGGACACAAAGTCACGCTGGCCGTTGGCGTGCTCCACATAGGAGTTGAGGTCTTCATGGGCCACGTTGGCGCGTAGGCCGAATTGCTGCTCGCTGCCAAACCAGCCGCCGACGTCGGTGGCAATGTAGCCGCTGCCACGGTCGTCAGTGGAGACGGTTACCGAGCGCACATCTTCCGGGCGCTTGGTCACGTAGTTGATCACACCACTGGGCTCGGAAATCCCGCTTTGCAGGCCCGCCAGGCCCTTGAGCACTTCCACCTGTTGTTTGTTTTCCAGGGCGACGTTCTGCTCGCCCGTGATGGTGCGCCCGTTGATCTTGTAGCTGCTCGCCGCGTTCAGCGAGAAGCCGCGTACCACAAAATTCTCGTAGTAGCCGATGGGCGCGTAGCTGTCGCCCACGGATGCATCGTTGCGCAGTACTTCACTGAGCAGGCGCGCCTGTTGGTCCTTGATCAGTGTGGCGTTGATCACCGTGATCGAAGCGGGCGTGTCGAGCAGCGGCGCGTTATCGAAGCCGCCCACCGAGGCGGTTTCACTGCGGTAGCCGGATTCATCCTGGCCCTGGACGTTCACCGCCGGCAGTTCGATTTCAGCCGCGAGGCTGTTACCAATGCCGCCGCTGAGCAGCAGGCCGAGGGCGAAACGAGAGGTGACAACGGGACGAAAACGCAAAACCATGGGGGCAGGGCCTTAAAGCGCAGGGCGGGAGGGCGCATAAGCTAGGCATATCGGCCAGGTTTTACAAGGTATTGAGAAGGTTTCTCCGTTAGTGACGATGCTTTAGCGTTTCACTCGGCAGTTCCTTGAACAATGCCCGGTAACTGTTGGAAAACCGCCCCAGGTGCCAGAACGACCAATTCATCGCCACCTCGGCCACGGTGGCGTTCGGTGAGCCCAGCAACTCCCGCCGCGCCCCATTCAACCGGCGCAACCGCAACCACTGCGCTGGGCTCATCCCCGTATAGGTCTTGAAGCCCTGTTGCAACTGACGCAACGGCACGCCGGCAATGTGCGCCAGTTCCAGCAGGTTCACGGTCTCATCCGGTGCATCCGCCGCCCATTCGCCGATGCGCGCCATCAGCCGACGCTCGTCGCTGCGTCGCTGCAACGAGTGGCGGTCCAGGCAAACGCAGGCGTTATCGAGGATGAACAGGCAATCGTCCAGCAACTGCTGGGTGAGGGCGTCACGGCTGGCGGGGTCGATTTCGGTGGACAAGCGGGTGAGGGTGCCACTCAGCCAGCGGCTGAACAGCCCATTCTGTTGGCAGCTCAGCGGCGCCATGAACAGGCCTTCCAGCTTGGCCACATCCAGCCCATGGCGCTGCACGAATTGCGGCC
The genomic region above belongs to Pseudomonas azotoformans and contains:
- a CDS encoding IS3 family transposase codes for the protein MRYAFVARERTHFPVRLLCRVMEVSVSGFHGYLKRQKRPDPDVAIRLEIRAIHRASRGTYGRPRMVKALHNRSYAIGHKRVARLMREEMLRGKIKARFKHSTDNRYIQPISDNVLKRRFSVTSPAPAWVGDITYISTRQGWLYLAVVLSIQTRQVLGYSLSDRMPEGLVQQAFMNAWTRAPVDHGVIFHSDRGRQYTGSGFRSMIAERGFVQSMSRKGNCWDNAVAESFFATLKKEEAIGVYPSKAQAHASIASYIHGFYNAARLHSALGYSSPNDYAKQLKQTA
- a CDS encoding transposase; translated protein: MAQQTRRSYTDDFKAQAVTLAESIGRGEAARQLDISVKTLGNWLDAARNGRPLSSPARHPVSDLESELARLRAENATLKMEREILKKATAFFAKESN
- a CDS encoding carboxymuconolactone decarboxylase family protein, with the protein product MQTRTDFYTASPDAMKAMLALEAAVGKLSIELPLLELVRLRVSQINGCAFCLDMHTADARKGGETERRLYTVSAWRETPFFTPRERAALAWAESLTLISHTHAPDEDFNALAAEFSPQEQIDLSVAIATINSWNRLAVGFRKMPK
- a CDS encoding TonB-dependent siderophore receptor, producing the protein MVLRFRPVVTSRFALGLLLSGGIGNSLAAEIELPAVNVQGQDESGYRSETASVGGFDNAPLLDTPASITVINATLIKDQQARLLSEVLRNDASVGDSYAPIGYYENFVVRGFSLNAASSYKINGRTITGEQNVALENKQQVEVLKGLAGLQSGISEPSGVINYVTKRPEDVRSVTVSTDDRGSGYIATDVGGWFGSEQQFGLRANVAHEDLNSYVEHANGQRDFVSLAFDWNISPDAVLQLDAEYQNKQQRSVPGYQLLGGTEVPHDASPKKLLGHQSGSKQVGIDSLNLNGKFEYRFSDQWKGSVSAARSKVVIDDYSSFAYGCFYVTDCGTAFFSPTGDYDIYDYRSPDDTRRDDEVQAAMTGLFDTGSLGHELTFGTSAFRRVVDKRKSVNEYIGSSNINVDAPTFTPTDVPLNDKHKRLDSRQYGLFVTDRIRFNEQWQTILGGREVRLDEKAFDENGNQQRHTQRYEFLPQASLIYKPVENVSLYTSYSKGLSLGGEAPWTTRNDGETLAPTTSRQIEAGVKYDWRRMSFTAAVFQTRQAYQYAKPDGTGQFDYVQQGEQKNTGLELSANGWATERLQIATSVAAIRARVSGSGTADYEGHQAINVPKLRASVYADYALPWVNGLAVLGGVQYSAKKYANRSGNVEVGDYAVVNVGSRYTTKVSGYETVFRLSVDNLFDKRYWRDAGEYMGDDYLFQGAPLTARLSASVNF
- a CDS encoding helix-turn-helix domain-containing protein — its product is MTQATALRVQAFTTGDVAAQCNATPGWVQQYQQMSPGHFAGQIRYLDLQGVEVYEECMNTRVEQHFNAPPGSLAFCFDGSDNALYMLNGESHNTWITPENYREVAVVFGPQFVQRHGLDVAKLEGLFMAPLSCQQNGLFSRWLSGTLTRLSTEIDPASRDALTQQLLDDCLFILDNACVCLDRHSLQRRSDERRLMARIGEWAADAPDETVNLLELAHIAGVPLRQLQQGFKTYTGMSPAQWLRLRRLNGARRELLGSPNATVAEVAMNWSFWHLGRFSNSYRALFKELPSETLKHRH